In one window of Drosophila ananassae strain 14024-0371.13 chromosome XR, ASM1763931v2, whole genome shotgun sequence DNA:
- the LOC6505317 gene encoding keratin, type II cytoskeletal 2 oral — MRLFVTLCTLVALSQAKPQGYNYGSGVSGSLTTSTSGGGSSGFLAAPSHSQNTVASYGPLGAFQSASVGSLVGSSTYQAPQTVTHYTSGVGSGHGASYSTGSSSNYGGGASNYGASSGGSSFTGFGPSPNIGFGALSGYQAPSYQQQQEQEVQRGFQEPLIHKQFFTVAAPEEHENLERTKHLVIGRPQKNYRVVFIKAPSSSNANVKLSAEYAPKEEKTVIYVLSKKDNQLEVNDIATPAPTVPSKPEVFFIKYKTDAEASHAQQQIQAEYDRIEGTSEHQDGGVAPAQSVVGILDGGAIGAASSGSSQYVSGASGSTQYVSGGTGSTGGSYTSGSTGGGSYTSGTGSTGGSYSTSVTGGTSGGATIVAHKNAQSATYLPPNGK, encoded by the exons ATGCGTCTGTTTGTG aCCCTTTGCACTCTCGTGGCTCTCAGCCAGGCCAAGCCCCAGGGCTATAACTATGGCAGCGGTGTTTCCGGATCCCTCACCACCTCCACTTCCGGCGGCGGGAGCAGCGGCTTCCTGGCTGCCCCCAGCCACTCCCAGAACACGGTGGCCTCCTACGGACCGCTCGGCGCCTTCCAGAGCGCCAGCGTGGGCTCCCTAGTGGGCAGTTCCACCTACCAGGCACCCCAGACCGTCACCCACTACACCAGCGGCGTGGGCAGCGGCCATGGCGCCAGCTACTCCACTGGCTCCTCCTCCAACTATGGCGGCGGCGCCTCCAACTACGGCGCCAGCTCCGGCGGCAGCTCCTTCACCGGCTTCGGACCCTCGCCCAACATCGGATTCGGCGCCCTGTCCGGCTACCAGGCCCCCAgctaccagcagcagcaggagcaggaggtgCAGCGCGGCTTCCAGGAGCCCCTCATCCACAAGCAGTTCTTCACCGTGGCCGCCCCCGAGGAGCACGAGAACCTGGAGAGGACCAAGCACCTGGTGATCGGACGCCCCCAGAAGAACTACCGCGTGGTCTTCATCAAGGCCCCCTCCTCCAGCAACGCCAACGTCAAGCTCTCCGCCGAGTACGCCCCCAAGGAGGAGAAGACCGTTATCTATGTGCTCAGCAAGAAGGACAACCAGCTGGAGGTCAACGACATCGCCACCCCCGCTCCTACCGTTCCCAGCAAGCCCGAGGTCTTCTTCATCAAGTACAAGACCGACGCGGAGGCCTCCCACGCCCAGCAGCAGATTCAGG CCGAGTACGACAGGATCGAAGGAACCTCGGAGCACCAGGACGGCGGAGTGGCTCCTGCTCAGTCGGTGGTTGGCATCCTGGACGGTGGTGCTATTGGTGCCGCCAGCTCTGGCAGCTCTCAGTACGTGTCTGGCGCTTCGGGCAGCACTCAGTACGTCTCGGGCGGTACTGGATCTACTGGTGGCTCCTACACCTCTGGATCCACTGGCGGCGGCTCTTACACCTCGGGCACGGGATCCACCGGTGGCTCCTACTCCACCTCGGTCACCGGCGGCACCTCTGGCGGCGCCACCATCGTGGCCCACAAGAACGCCCAGAGTGCCACTTATCTGCCTCCCAACGGCAAATAG
- the LOC6505316 gene encoding uncharacterized protein LOC6505316, with translation MFHLFWLVSLALLCGRTLGQGSRAYLPPGSPAAPEPIVTKHFYSISPAEDPEDLEPRTKHLVIGQPRRNYRVIFIRAPGAHSERVKYTAEVAPQEERTVIYVLTRKQPELEAADIAAPPERHQAEQKPDIFFIKYKTNEEAAAAQKEIQNQYDTLGGNSEIAAPYVAPVQSVVGALTPQYPSQPVSPGYHYDRPTSTLLAPVERSY, from the coding sequence ATGTTCCACTTATTTTGGCTAGTCTCCCTCGCGCTGCTCTGCGGCAGGACGCTGGGCCAGGGATCGCGGGCCTACTTGCCGCCAGGGAGCCCCGCCGCCCCGGAGCCGATCGTCACCAAACACTTCTACAGCATCTCCCCCGCCGAGGACCCGGAGGACTTGGAGCCGAGAACCAAGCACCTGGTGATCGGACAGCCGCGAAGGAACTATCGGGTGATCTTCATCCGAGCCCCCGGGGCGCACAGTGAGCGCGTTAAGTACACCGCCGAGGTGGCGCCCCAGGAGGAGCGCACTGTCATCTACGTGCTGACCAGGAAGCAGCCGGAGCTAGAGGCCGCGGACATCGCGGCGCCGCCGGAACGCCACCAGGCGGAACAGAAGCCGGACATATTCTTCATCAAGTACAAGACCAACGAGGAGGCAGCCGCCGCCCAGAAGGAGATCCAGAACCAGTACGACACCCTGGGCGGCAACAGCGAGATAGCAGCCCCCTATGTGGCACCTGTCCAGTCGGTGGTCGGAGCCCTGACGCCCCAGTACCCATCGCAGCCAGTGTCACCCGGCTATCACTACGACAGACCGACTTCCACGCTGTTGGCGCCAGTGGAGCGATCTTACTGa